From a single Podarcis raffonei isolate rPodRaf1 chromosome 10, rPodRaf1.pri, whole genome shotgun sequence genomic region:
- the FSCN3 gene encoding fascin-3 yields the protein MQIGLVNWTGGYLTGECYGDGVSVLGNSLGKKQTWDLEVTTKPGKLTVAVLRGHQGRCLLVDADGTVRCGHPASGRQSQFVLEVHSSGAWSLQHLESKKFLESDGEDVFCVCRELTRRHMWMPQLAMHAHVVLFNPSSRLYARTDPELNRVWVDTPVPYCEECGFVLRLRCGVCHLETSNHKFVSRLEKLAKKPSAETAFHLNLRPGCLAFLTDREGHILYPQGSRGLLCLGDCPEDNEEWFVIKRCPQWVSLRTRAKKYMGILCDSEVYAGSKKATPMSTFLFHVSPDAQTVQLKDINHKYLAQREFQSVMADGCSKEPETQFSILWHYGKIFLRALNGRYLGTLPVGLVVARAMQPGPHEEFGLRLANRSFLLLRGCYGYVGSSSCHEALQCNLLEPDCIELLPCKEGIYHFQSRGKSFWCLTSEGTFSPWGKFALNFCVEIRGNNLLAVLGPNGYFLRADREGCLMADSEEVTCECLWEF from the exons ATGCAGATTGGGTTGGTCAACTGGACAGGCGGGTATCTCACTGGGGAATGCTATGGCGACGGCGTCAGCGTCTTGGGAAACTCACTGGGGAAGAAACAG ACCTGGGACCTGGAGGTGACCACGAAGCCTGGGAAGCTGACGGTGGCGGTGCTGAGGGGCCACCAAGGGCGCTGCCTCCTGGTGGACGCCGATGGCACCGTCCGGTGCGGTCACCCGGCCTCGGGGCGGCAGAGCCAGTTTGTGCTGGAGGTGCACTCCAGCGGGGCCTGGAgcctccaacatctggagagcaagaAGTTCCTGGAGTCGGACGGGGAGGACGTCTTCTGCGTCTGCAGAGAGCTGACGCGGCGCCACATGTGGATGCCCCAGCTAGCCATGCATGCGCACGTGGTCCTCTTCAACCCCAGCAGCCGGCTGTACGCGCGGACCGACCCCGAGCTGAACCGCGTCTGGGTGGACACGCCAGTGCCTTACTGCGAGGAGTGCGGCTTCGTCCTGAGGCTGCGCTGCGGCGTCTGCCACCTGGAGACGTCCAACCACAAGTTCGTCTCCCGGCTGGAGAAGCTGGCCAAGAAGCCCTCAGCCGAGACGGCCTTCCACCTGAACCTGAGGCCCGGCTGCCTGGCCTTCCTGACCGACAGGGAGGGGCACATCCTGTACCCGCAGGGCAGCCGGGGGCTCCTGTGCCTCGGAGACTGCCCCGAAGACAACGAGGAGTGGTTCGTCATCAAGAGGTGCCCGCAGTGGGTCAGCCTGAGAACCAGGGCCAAGAAGTACATGGGCATCCTCTGCG ACTCTGAGGTCTACGCAGGCTCCAAAAAGGCGACCCCCATGTCCACGTTCCTCTTTCATGTCAGTCCTGATGCCCAAACCGTGCAGCTGAAAGACATCAACCACAAGTACCTGGCACAG agggagttccagagtgtgaTGGCCGACGGCTGCAGCAAAGAACCTGAGacccagttcagcatcctgtggCATTATGGGAAAATCTTCCTGAGGGCGCTCAATGGCCGCTACCTGGGCACCCTCCCTGTCGGGCTGGTGGTCGCCAGAGCCATGCAGCCAg GGCCCCACGAGGAGTTTGGCCTGCGCCTGGCCAACCGCTCCTTCCTGCTGCTGCGCGGCTGCTACGGCTATGTGGGAAGCTCCTCCTGCCACGAGGCCCTGCAGTGCAACCTCCTGGAGCCCGACTGCATtgagctgctgccctgcaaggagGGCATCTACCACTTCCAGA GCCGCGGCAAGAGCTTTTGGTGCCTGACTTCGGAAGGGACCTTCAGCCCCTGGGGGAAGTTTGCCTTGAATTTCTGCGTTGAGATCCGAGGGAACAACCTCCTGGCAGTGCTGGGACCCAACGGATACTTCCTGCGTGCGGACCGGGAGGGCTGCCTCATGGCCGACAGTGAGGAAGTGACCTGCGAGTGCCTCTGGGAGTTCTAG
- the LOC128422348 gene encoding LOW QUALITY PROTEIN: adenosine 5'-monophosphoramidase HINT1-like (The sequence of the model RefSeq protein was modified relative to this genomic sequence to represent the inferred CDS: substituted 1 base at 1 genomic stop codon): MAEEIRKAQVAQLGGDTIFGKIIRKEIPAKIIFEDEKCLAFHDVSPQAPTHFLVVPKKPIAQISXAQDSDEALLGHLMIVGKKCAAELGLTRGYRMVVNEGPDGGQSVYHVHLHVLGGRQMGWPPG, encoded by the coding sequence ATGGCTGAGGAGATCAGAAAAGCGCAGGTGGCGCAGCTGGGAGGGGACACCATCTTCGGGAAGATCATCCGCAAAGAGATCCCGGCGAAGATCATCTTCGAGGACGAGAAGTGCCTTGCATTCCATGACGTTTCCCCACAAGCCCCAACCCATTTCCTAGTAGTTCCGAAGAAGCCTATTGCTCAGATATCTTAAGCGCAAGATTCTGATGAAGCTCTTCTTGGCCACTTAATGATTGTGGGCAAGAAATGTGCAGCTGAATTAGGCTTGACCAGGGGATACCGAATGGTGGTGAACGAAGGGCCGGATGGCGGTCAGTCTGTCTACCATGTGCATCTCCATGTCCTCGGTGGCCGTCAGATGGGTTGGCCTCCGGGTTAA
- the PAX4 gene encoding paired box protein Pax-4 encodes MQLSTRLRTAPEETPSLPALWGTARGVSHLFGLFAGTSGVNQLGGPFVNGCPLPNFKRKRIVELASCGLRASDISRHLKVSNGCVSKILTRYYQTGAVQPKGVGGSRPRTSTPEVVARIAQLKWEQPSLFAWEIRGKLQAEGACAANKMPSVSSINRILRSLPAGMPFAEQAAFLKPLQSGLTLPWERSPQGSEGGTEAPAPPEGLQEVARPPAAGKPGRNRSRTVFSKQQLEVLEQAFQRGPYPETAAREELASATGLPADTIRVWFSNRRARQQREAKATLDTGHAGSGLTPSPIPGVLVLP; translated from the exons ATGCAGCTGAGCACCAGACTCCGGACGGCCCCAGAAGAAACCCCTTCCTTGCCTGCTCTCTGGGGGACAGCCAGGGGTGTAAGCCATCTCTTTGGGCTGTTTGCAGGGACCAGTGGCGTGAACCAGCTGGGGGGGCCCTTCGTGAACGGCTGCCCCCTGCCCAACTTCAAGAGGAAGAGAATTGTTGAGCTGGCTTCGTGTGGGCTGCGTGCTTCAGACATCTCCCGTCACTTGAAG GTTTCCAACGGCTGTGTCAGCAAGATCCTCACCCGCTACTACCAGACGGGGGCCGTCCAGCCAAAGGGCGTGGGAGGGAGCCGCCCTCGGACATCAACGCCGGAGGTTGTGGCCCGAATTGCCCAGCTGAAGTGGGAACAGCCGTCCCTCTTTGCCTGGGAGATTAGAGGGAAGCTGCAGGCGGAGGGGGCCTGCGCTGCCAACAAGATGCCCAGT gtGTCCTCCATCAACCGAATCCTTAGAAGTCTGCCAGCGGGGATGCCCTTCGCAGAGCAGGCTGCCTTCCTCAAGCCTCTGCAGTCAG GTCTCACCTTGCCTTGGGAGAGGAGTCCCCAGGGTTCAGAGGGCGGGACAGAGGCCCCGGCTCCCCCCGAGGGGCTGCAGGAGGTGGCGAGGCCCCCCGCAGCAGGCAAGCCAGGCAGGAACAGGAGTCGCACTGTCTTCTCCAAGCAGCAGCTGGAGGTCTTGGAACAAG CATTCCAGAGAGGGCCGTATCCAGAGACGGCTGCCCGGGAGGAGCTGGCTTCTGCTACTGGGCTCCCAGCTGACACCATCAGA GTTTGGTTCTCAAATCGGAGAGCGAGGCAACAGCGAGAGGCCAAGGCTACGCTGGACACGGGACACGCAGGTTCTGGCCtgaccccctccccaattccagGTGTTCTTGTCCTGCCCTAA